The Pelodiscus sinensis isolate JC-2024 chromosome 5, ASM4963464v1, whole genome shotgun sequence genome includes a region encoding these proteins:
- the LOC142829695 gene encoding uncharacterized protein LOC142829695, whose protein sequence is MSQPQDPPGPSREPSGDPARGSKRRAPSWSGPEIKTLLELWGEEEALQALKSRRRNADIYGRMAEALAQKGHYPRTQDQVRSKVKELRQGYVKAREESSHSGAAPYYCPYYSELDQILGGGGEAHTPRCFVQSGLADPVVDTPEQDPEHSGDGDMVPEEDSEETVTLTLEPVTQTPEASQVSSGAGDEAAAGPAVQEGRSTPAPPPSRGHGSRRHRRVYADILRQHVEAVQELNSILRERAEAEDRWRVRLMEELVQQRTSLTATLREVCGLPAPVPGPAPPAPHDPAPPNPPSTTASLSPLGPPSPPAPPVPQPLSPPGPPLPQASLSQEHPIQPTDRCTTRSRGHGGPRTRGPGRRLRSGKHRAT, encoded by the exons atgtcccagccccaagaccctcctggcccttccagagagccttctggggacccagccaggggctccaaacgccgggcaccatcatggtctgggccagagatcaagacccttctcgagctctggggagaggaggaggccttacaagccctcaaaagcaggcggcgaaatgcggacatttatggccgcatggcagaggccctggcccagaagggacactacccccgcacccaggaccaggtgcgctccaaagttaaagaactgcgccaaggatatgtcaaggccagggaggagagctcccattctggtgcagccccctactactgcccttactacagtgagctggaccagatcctgggtggtggtggtgaagcacacACACCACGGTGTTTCGTCCAGTCAGgcttggcagaccctgtggtggacacgccagagcaggacccagagcactcaggagacggggacatggtgccagaggaggacagtgaggagacggtgaccctcaccctggagccagtcacccagaccccagaggcctcccaggtgtcatctggcgcaggagatgaagcagcag ccggaccagccgtgcaagagggccgcagcaccccagccccacctccatctcggggacatgggagccgcagacacaggcgtgtgtatgcggacatcctgaggcagcatgtggaggccgtgcaggagctcaactccatcctgcgagagagggcggaggcagaggatcggtggcgtgtccggctgatggaggagctggtccagcagcgcacgtccctgactgccactctcagggaggtctgcggcttgcctgctcctgtgcctggtcctgctcctccagcaccccatgaccccgccccaccaaaccccccttccacaacagcatccctttccccccttggacctccctctcccccagcccccccagttccccagcccctctctccccctggccctcctctcccccaggcctccctgtcccaagagcaccctatccagccaaccgacagatgcaccacccgatcccgtggccatggtggaccccgaacacgaggcccaggcaggagactgagatcaggcaagcaccgtgcaacctga